The nucleotide window TGCTCCACTTGATGAAGAGTCTAAAAAAATCTGGATGAGTCTTGGTATACCTGAGAATCGTATCTATGCTTTACCTGCAGAAGACAACTGGTGGAGTCCTGGAGACAATGGCCCTTGTGGTCCATGTAGTGAAATGTTCTACGACATGACAAGTGGGTCTGTAGGAGATTTGAACAAAGATTCATTTATCCAAGCAGTAAAAGACGAGCGAGTTATAGAAATCTGGAATGATGTTTTCATGGAATATGAAAAGAAAGAAGGAAAAGTAATTGGTAAACTTGCTCAGAAAAATGTAGATACAGGCGCTGGGCTAGAGCGCATGACAGCGGTGATGCAAGGAAAAAATACTGCATATGATACTGATATTTTTGAAAATATTATGGTTCATGCAAAAACTCTTTCGCCAGAAATTTCTTCACAGAGGGTTATTGCTGATCATATGAGAACTGCTGTATTTATGATTGCCGATGGAGTAATACCTTCAAATACAAAGCAAGGTTATGTTCTGAGAAGACTTATTCGCAGAGCAGTTTTGAAATCTGCTAACAAAGAAATCGATAGTGTAAAAATTTCTACCATTGTAGATTCTGTAGTAAATTTTTATGAAGAATTTTATCCAGAAATAAAACAAAAAACAGAAGTCATAAAGACAGAGATTGAAAAAGAAGTTTCAAAGTTTAAAGAAACACTACAATCAGGACTCAAGGAATTTGAAAAAGGAACAGATCCTTTTGTCTTGTTTACAACATATGGTTTTCCTATTGAAGTAACTCTTGAGCTTGCAAAAGAAAAGGGAGTTGAGATTGATATTGTAGATTTCAATCAAAAAATGTCCGAACACCAGAAGCTCTCGCAGACTTCTTCTGCTGGTATGTTCAAAGGTGGTCTTGCAAATCACAACGAGCAAACTATTAAGCTCCATACTGCTCACCATTTACTACTTTCTGCACTTCAGGAAGTGTTAGGTAAAGAAGTAAAACAACGAGGTTCAAATATAACAGAGGAACGTCTTCGTATGGACTTTGCATTCGATAGAAAAATGACTGATGAAGAAAAAGTAAAAGTTGAAGAAATTGTGAACGAGTATATTTCTCGCGGATTGAACGTTCTTCGTTGCGAGATGCCACTTACAGAGGCTGAAAAGCTTGGAGCCGAGATGGAATTTGGTGCTAAGTATCCAGATATCGTATCTCTTTACTTTATCGAAGATGAAAACGGCAATGCAATATCAAAAGAATTTTGCGGTGGACCTCACGTAACAAATACAAAAGAGCTCGGAGTATTCAAAATCCAAAAAGAAGAAGCTTCTTCTGCAGGTATTCGACGCATAAAAGCAGTTTTAAATTAAATTATGATTCTTCAAATTTTTCACGTTCGAAAAACTATACGCGATATCAAAGAGGCTAGTGCAAATCCAAGTGGCTTCGCTGCTTCACAAGGCAAAGAGCTTTTTATTGGCGCAGTTCTACCGCTACTTTTGCCAGTGGTTATTTTGACTGCTGTGCTGGCTGTTTTTTCCTTTAGTTCGCTCTTAGGAGGTCCATACTTGCTTGCTAAAATACTTTTCTGGATTGTAATCTTTCCGGCCATTACATCTATCTTGGTAATTAAAAAATTATATTCGATTCTTTTTGCAAAAAAATCTGAATCAGTAAAACCCGAAGGGAAAGTAGCAGCTACTTATGACAGCGCTGGGAAGAGGTTGGATTAAACTTGCTTAAAACATAAAAGTATTGTATAGTTTGGGAAACCAAAACGTACATATATATGATCTCATTAAAAATTGAAGACATACCAGACTTTAACCCAAAATTTGCCGTTGCCGGCACTTTTCTTTTTGTAAGAGAGAAGATTCTCCTGTTACAGAGAGCAGCTCATAAACCGCAAGGTGAAACATGGGGAGTTCCGGCAGGTAAGATAAATCACCTTGAAGATCGTCAGGCAGGCGCAAGACGTGAACTTCTTGAAGAGACCGGTATAAGCTTATGGCCACATCTATTCGAACATAAGCACACTTTCTATGTAAGAAATGAAAAGAAACAATATGATTTCATTTATGAAGTTTTTATTGTTAGGATGTGCACCAAGCCTGCCGTAAATATCAACATCGAAGAACATGTTGATTATGAATGGAAGACTCCATCAGATGCACTTCTTGTGAATTTGATGGACGATGAATCTGAGGTCATAAAGCACGCATTCAATATCTAAATTTACAAAGAGCCTAAAAAGGCTCTTTTATTTTTTATATTTTGATATACTAGATATATGAATTTTTTTAGTAATAAAAATAGCGAAGATCTTGCTCTGGTATTAGATATCGGATCTGCTTCTGTTGGAGGATCATTGGTTAAATTTCCAAAAGGTAAAAATCCAGCAAAGCCTACTATTGTATATAGCGTACGCACTGATCTTATTTTTGAAGAAGATTTAAATTTTGAAAGTTTCTTGGCAAAGATGTTGCTCGCACTCGCTGACGTTGTAAAGAAAGTTCACGATGCGAGAATTGGTGCTCCAAAGTTTGCTTACTGTACTCTAGCTAGTCCTTGGTATGCTTCTCAAACTAGAATTATAAAGCTATCCAAAAATACTCCTTTTGTTTTTTCTCACAAACTTGCCGATGAGCTAATAGAAAAAGAGCGTAAAAATTTTGAGAACGAACACGCAGGAAGATATCGAGAGCTCGGTGAGAATGTCCGCATATTGGAAGCAAAGACAATCCGTGTTTCCTTGAATGGCTATAGAGTAAAAGATCCAATCGGTGTAAAAGCAACCGACTTAGATATGACTCTATACTTGTCTATGTCTCCTGAGGCAATCCTAGTGTCGATAGAAGAAGTTATAGAAAAAGTCTTTAGACTAAAGAAGATATCTTACTCATCTTTTGCTTTTGCTTCTTTTATTACCACTCGAGATCTTTTTGTACATGAAGATAACTTTATTCTTTTGGATATTGGAGGAGAGCTTACCGATATATCAATTATAAAAGATGGAATGTTGATAGAGAGCGTGTCTTTCCCTTATGGTAAGAATTTTCTCCTTCGAAAAGTCAGTCGCGCTCTAAAGAGAACTGGTGGGGAAGCATTGTCTTTGTATCGTATATATTCTGATCTAAAATTGGAGAAAAATCTGGCTGATAAATTTTCAGAAGTATTGAAGGAGGCTCAATCAGAGTGGCTTAGTAATTTTAGCAACGCACTTGCTGGTATTTCTGTAGAGTTAGGTATACCTGATACTGTTTTTTTGACTGCAGACAAAGACACGTCCAGTTGGTTTATTGCAACCCTAGAGAGTGAGGAGTTTCATAAATACACCACAACCGAACATCAGTTTAGAGTTATATCCCTTGGGTCTGTTGCTACTAGTGAGTATTTAAATTTTTCTGGTTCTGTGATTAGAGATCCATTTATAATGTTAGAAACTATTTTTATTACTAGAATTCGAGTATAATATATTTATGGCAAAAAATGTTGTAGAAGATATCATAAAGACACCAAAGCGTGAACCTTCTGTATTTTTTTCTGAGCTTGCAAAAGCTACTAACAAAACTCTATCCACACAAGAGGTTAAGCCGAAAAGTCCAAGAAGTACATCCAGAAGTACTTCTGCAAGACAATCTCCTCCGCCTAGAATTCCAAAGGATCCCATAAGTCCCGTTTTCACAGAAAGAAAATATCATAAACATGCACGTATATGGGTGTTTGCTGCTGTTTCAGTATTTATTTTATTTTTCGCTCTATCCTTTTTGTTTTCAGGTGCAAGCGTGTCAGTCTCACCAAAGACTGTTTCTGTAGACATTGCTACAGATTTTGCTTCAGAAAAAGATGCGATACTGCCTAGTCTACCGTTTCAGCTTATGGCTATAAGTGCTTCTGAAAAAGTTTCAAATCCTTCTACTGGTTCAAAAGTTGCTAGTAGTAAGGCAACAGGCACTGTTGTCTTATTCAACGAATACAGCACTACTCCACAGAATCTTCTTATAAATACTCGACTCGAGGCTCCAAATGGAAAAATTTACTATACCGATAAAGCAGTTTCAATACCAGGATATAAAAAGACTGGAACTACTATTACACCTGGATCAGTCGACGTGAAGGTTACAGCAGCCGAAGCAGGAGAAGAGTACAACAGTCCACTTACAGATTTCACAATTATTGGCTTTAAAACCAATGCCGACAAATATGCAAAGATGTATGGAAGAAGTAGAACTGAAATATCTGGAGGTGCTACTGGGAACATGTATACAGTCTCAGCAGAGGAAGCTAGTGCTTCATATGCAAAAGCTCGAGAAACATTGAATCAAACACTTATGACCCAAGCTCGCACTGAACTACCAGAAGGTTTTGTTCTCTTTGATAACGCATTATTTATATCTATAGATGAAGATAGTCCGATTACCGAATCAAAAGAAACTGAGATAACTCAAGTAGCTACAGGCACAGCCCAAGCTTTTATCTTTAAAAGATCTGACTTACACGAAGTTATTGCTCGTAAATTCATACAGGATTACGATGGTGATCTCGTGCATATCCCAGAGCTAGATAGCCTAGTATTTGAGCTTAGAAACAAAGACACAATAGTTCCCGCTACAGTTGAGGATATAACTATAAACTTAACTGGAAGTGCAAATATAATATGGGATGTAAATACAGAGGAAATCATATCTTCTTTGGTTGGCAAGCGTAAAAAAGATTTTCAATCCATCATGTCTATAAATCCAAACATTCAAAGTGCTGAAGTGGTTATAAAACCATTTTGGGAGAGAAAATTTCCAACCAAGCCAGAGTCAATTGAGGTTTTGGTAAAGGAAAGTTAATTTATACTCTTATAAATTTGACTAATACGTTTTCATTTGCTATTGTTATTTAGCTAACGCATGAGTGATAAAAAAGAAATTTCACGAATTGCTTCCGTCCAGGAAGCATTACCAAGTACTCTTTTTAGAGTTGCCTTTGAAGACGGTGAAGTTATTCTAGCTTACTTGTCAGGTAAAATGCGCATGCACCGTATAAAGGTTATGATCGGCGACAGAGTAGAGGTTGTGATAGACCCATACGGTGGAAAAGGACGTATTGTCAAAAGACTTTAAATAGAGTATTATATACAAGCATTTTATCAAATAACCCAAAAATGCTTGTAAACAAAGGGTTTTATACCCTTCATTTTCCATTATTTCATGAAAATCAGAGCAAGAGTAAAAAAGATGTGCGATAAATGCAAACTTGTTAAGCGCAAGGGTCATCTTCGCGTTATCTGTGATAATCCAAAGCATAAACAAAAACAATAAAATCAAATGAGAATACTAGGTATAACAATTCCAAACGAAAAGCGCATTGAGATAGGTCTTACATCCCTTTATGGTATTGGACTAACTAGATCAAGAAAGGTTCTTGATGAAGTTAAGGTCCCTTACAACAAAAAGGCAAGTGAACTTACTCCTGAAGAAGAAAATCAAATCCGTAAGCTTATCGAAGACTACAAGATCGAAGGAAATCTAAAGCGTGAAATTGCATCAAACATCAAACGCTTAAAAGATATCAAGGCTTACCGAGGAGTTCGCCACATGCGCAAACTTCCAGTACGGGGACAGAGAACAAAAACAAACTCTAGAACTGTTCGAGGAAACGTTCGAAAGACAATGGCAAGTGGACGCCGAAAACTTGAAAAGACTTAAGATTTAGATTTTATTTAACTTCCTAATTTATAAAAACCGTGGGTAAAAAGAAAATTACAACAAAAGAGGGTACAGAAGTAGAAGCTGAAGTAAAGGCTCCTGTTTCTGCTTCACCAAAAACTCCAAAGAAGAAGATCACTGCTGCGACAATGCACGTAGACGCTACTTTCAACAATACAAAGATAGTAATATCTGACAAAGCTGGTAATACACTTTTCTGGTCTTCAGCAGGAGCTATGGGATTCAAAGGTGCAAAGAAGGGAACTCCTTTCGCTGCTTCAAAAGTAGGTGAAATATTGGCTGACAAAGCTGGTGCACTAGGTATAAAAGAATTTGATGTAATTATCAGAGGTGTTGGTTCAGGTCGTGAGAGTGCTATTCGTACATTCATGGCAAGAGGATTTGATCTTACAGGTATTCGCGATATGACTCCTGTCCCACACAATGGTCCAAAACCAAAAAAACCACGAAGAGTTTAATTTTTAATAGTATTTAAAACGATTGAGTTATGATTACAGGTCCAAAATATAAAATGTGTCGAAGATTGGGTTCAGGTGTTTTTGAAAAATGCCAAACTCAAAAATACACTCTCTCTGAGGGTCGTAAATCTACATCTGGAAAAAGACCAAAACAACTTTCTGGATATGGAGAACAACTTCTAGAAAAGCAACGCATTCGCTTCAGTTATGGAGTTAGTGAAAAGCAATTTAAAAACTACGTTAAATACGCTAGTTCTATTAAGGGTGCAAACGCATCAGAAAAGCTATACGAATCTCTAGAAGCTCGTCTCGACAACATAACTTACAGACTTGGACTTGCTCATACACGAAATCTTTCACGACAGATGGTTTCCCATGGCCACATACTGGTAAACGGCAAACGCACAACAGTGCCTTCATTTAAAGTTAAGATTGGTGATGTTATTACAATACGCGAAGGGTCGAAAAAAAGCGTTTTGTTCGCAGAATTAGAGAAGAAGCAAAAAACTTATTCTATGCCAAACTGGTTGTCTTTTGACACAGCTCGCATGGAAGGCAAGGTTATCGGTGTTCCAAAAAATGCAGATGCGTTCCTCAATTTTAATGCAGTGCTTGAGTTTTATAGTCGTTAATCGTTATTAGTTAAACTAATCGAGATAATATATATGTTAGATCATTCAATTATGTTACCTTCAAAGCCTCGTGTTGTTTCAGAAGATGCAACTAAAGGTGTTTATGAAATCGACAATCTATATCCAGGCTACGGACACACACTCGGCAACTCTCTACGCCGCATAATCCTTTCTTCTCTACCAGGTGCAGCACTTACATCAATATCTATTGATGGTATTTCACATGAGTTTTCTACAATCGAAGGAGTAAAAGAGGATGTTATTATGATAATCCTTGCTCTTAAAAAAGTTCGTTTTAAAGTTAGTAGTGATGAACCTCAACAAGTAACACTAAAGGTTAAAGGACCAAAGGTTGTTACTGCTGGAGACATAGTATGTCCTGGACAAGTTGAAGTTATAAATACTGATGAATACATAACAGAAATCACAGGCAAAGGTAAAGAACTTTCAATAACTATGAACATCGAAACTGGTCTTGGTTTCGTGCAAAAAGATATGCACCAAAAGTCAAAGACAGATATCGGTACAATCGCTCTAGATGCACTATTTTCACCAATCCGCCGCGTAGCTTATGAAGTTGAAAACATGCGCGTGGGTGACAAAACAAACCACAATCGTCTACGTATGATCATAGAGACTGATGGTAGTGTTGATCCTCGTGAAGCTCTAAAGAGATCTATCGAAATCATGATCACTCAGCTCAAAGCTATTTTTGATTTCAAATTCGACGATGAAGCAAAGCCTGCTATCAAAGAGGAGTCTGCTGATGCATCTGTAGAAGAATCTGAAGGAGAAAAAGATTCAGGAGAAGATATGTCAGACATCCTAAAAACTCGTATTGATACTCTAGAGCTTTCTACTCGAACACTAAACGCTCTAAATTCTGCAAACATCCGAACAGTTGGAGGTATTGCTCGCAAGAAAAAAGAGGATTTACTCGAGCTTGAAGGTATCGGAGAGAAGGGTATTCAGGAAATCCGTCGTATGTTATCAAATTTTGGCATTACCCTAAAATAATCCCATTCGCTAATTACTAATCACTTTTACTACTATGAGACACGCAAACAACGTAAGAAAATTTGGCAGAACAGCAAACGCAAGAAGAGCACTTCTAAAGAGTCTTGCTCTTTCGCTTATCAAACACGAGCAAATCACAACAACTGAGGCAAAGGCAAAAGAATTGCGTCCTTATATCGAAAAGCTAATTACTCGTGCACAAAAAGGTGATCTAGCTACACGCCGTGCAATCGTTGCTCGTCTTATGAATAGAAAAACTGAGACAAAAAAGCTTTTTGATGAGATCGCTCCAAAGTATGCAAAGAGAAAAGGTGGATACACACGTGTGTTGAAACTTCCTCAGAGAAAAGGCGATGCAAGTAAAATGGCTATTATTGAATTTGTATAATATATAAAAATACGGTAGTATATCGAAACACAACTATGGAATACACACTTGATGCAAAAGGAATAACAGTAGGAAGAACTGCAACAAAAGCAGCGACTATTTTGATGGGCAAAAACAAGCCAGGAAGCAAGAAAAACGTTATAGCAGAAAACAAGGTTACAATCATAAATGCTTCACAGGCAAAGATAAGTGCAAAGAAAGCTCGCGAAACAGTACTTGAGCGTTACACTGGATATCCTAGTGGTCTTATACTACAAAATATTGATGAGGTTGTTTCAAAGAAGGGGCATTCAGAACTTTTCAAACTTGCAGTTTACGGAATGCTTCCAGGTAACAAACTTCGCGATAAGATTATGAAAAATCTAGTAATCACAGAATAATATGTCAGAAAAAACTACAACAAAAAGATATATTGAAACAATCGGACGTCGAAAGACAGCAAGTGCTCGCGTAAGACTTACTCCAAGTTCAAAGCTTTCAATAGAAGTAAATGGAAAAGAGCATTCAGCATATTTCCCTACAGACTCACACAGAGCAATAGTTATCGATCCTTTTGTAAAAGGCAAGATTGATTCAAAGTTTACAATCACAGCTCTCGTAACTGGAGGAGGAATCCACGCTCAAGCTGAAGCAATCCGTCACGGTATCGCTCGTGCGATCGTAGAGCTCGATGAAAATGAACACACAAATATCAAAAAACTTGGTTTCCTAAAACGTGATCCTAGAGCAAAAGAGCGCCGCAAGTTCGGTCTCAAGAAAGCTCGTAAGGCTCCACAATGGAGTAAACGTTAAAACAAAGAAGTCCCGAAAGGGATTTTTTTGTTTGACAAAATCCTATTTTACGGTATTATTTAAAAAAATGTACACACAATGAATAAAAAATTGAAAAACCAATTACGCCACAAAGCCGGGATATATTCTCTTTTTTCCAGAGGTAATATTTTCACAGCTATACTATTGGCGCTATGTATGAGTTTTGTATATGGGATTTTTACCTATGGTACGGTGGAAGATTATCCACTAAATCTTCTGGTGCCACTAATAGTCGCCCTTTTTATATCTATTGTTTTTGTATACCTACTTGGTAGGGTTACATATTCAGATATAGAATCGGCGTCTGATTCTATGCAGGTTAAAATAGGTGAAAAACTCCTCCTCATAGAGGTAGAGATCAAAGAGCTTAGCGATAAGATCGCAAAGAACCCAGCTCCAGCACGTTTTCTTGATGAACGTGAGGCAGACCTCTACGACCTACAAAAGGAGAAGGAAAAGCTCCTTGCGACGCTTGGGGAGCTTCAGAAAGTTCCATTCGAATTCAATTAAAAAATAAACCCTCAGTACGAGGGTTTTAATTTTGCCAATTTTTCAAATCCAAGTATAATCGTGTATATGAAAGACGAAGAAGACAAAAAAATAGATGAGACTGTGGTGGAGGATGCTGACACAGAAACTGACGAGGATGTAGTGGAATTTGTTTTCAATGATGATGGAGAAGAAGATATAAAAGCCACTTTAAAAAAGCTTAGAAAAGACTTAAAAGAAGCTCAAAAAGAAAAGACAGAGTATCTTACAAACTGGCAGAGAGAGCGCGCAGATTTTACAAACTACAAAAAAGATGAACAAGAAAGACGTGAGAGTACACTCGCTTATGCTCGGGAGAATTTTGCCGAAGAACTTCTACCAGTACTAGACGCATACGATATGGCTTTTTCAAACCGTGAGGCATGGGAGAAGGTAGATAAAAACTGGCGTATAGGTGTGGAATATATCCACGCACAGCTTTTGAAAGTTCTTGCTGACAACGGTGTGAATCCTATAAAGGTTTCTGTGGGGGACAAAGTTGACCCAAAACTTCATGAGGCAGTTGAAAATATTTCTACCGATGATGAAGCACAAGACCACTCTATAGCCGAAGTTACTCAGTCCGGATACATAATAGGCGAGCGAGTACTCAGAGCAGCGAGAGTAAAAGTGTTTGAATTCAAAAAATAAATAAAAAAAACGAGCATTGCTCGTTTTTTTTATTTATTTCCCAAATATTCCAAACAAAACTTTTCCAGTCTCTGAATCTATTGTATCAGTCGTAAAAATCATGATCTCTGTCGTAAGGCCGAGATCTTTTTTTATATTTTCAAACAAATGCTCAAGGGGGTAGGGAGATATCCAAGCACTATTTTTTAGACATACAAAACCTGCTTTCTTTAGCAGATAGCGCAAACTATCGCGTTCATTTTTTCTAGACTCAGGTAGATCCAGAAGTATAATTCTCCACTTACCATCCCATTTTGGGTCTAGGATTGCGCTGTCACTTTCTAGCTTTAGACTATTGGCCTTCTTTTTTCCTTCATTTGTTAGACGTGTGTATTTAGTTCTGTCTGAAGACAGATTCTCCACCAGACCTGCCTCTTTTAGGCCCTTCAGAGAGCGATTTATAGCGTATACAGGCACTTTTGTGGCAGGGCGAGGGGAAACACGCTCACTGAGCTCAGATAGCGAAATAACTGGCTTTTCAGACAGTATTTTGAGTATTTTCCTTGAGAAATCTGGCTTTTTTTGCATATCTAGATATTAACATACTTTTCACGAACGCAAAATACTTGTCAAAAAGTTATCCACATGTATAATAGGTCTATAGTTATTAAATTATCAGTAATGCTAATAAAAAATATGTCAAAAATCATTGGAATAGACTTGGGAACTACAAACAGTGCTGTATCTATCATCGAAGGTGGACAGCCAAAAATAATCGAAAACATTGAAGGTAATCGTACGACACCTTCTATTGTTGCTATGGCAAAGAACGGCGATCGTCTCGTCGGACTTTTAGCAAAGCGTCAGTCTGTTACAAATCCAGAAAATACAATTTACGGCATCAAGCGCTTCATGGGTCACAGATTTGATGATGCAGAAATTCAGAAAGACAGAGGTGTTGCTCCATACAAAATTGAAAAAGGCGAGAACGATGGAGTTGTTGTAAAAATGTCTGACAAGACTTATCGTCCAGAAGAAATTTCTTCTATGATACTTGCAAAGATCAAAGCTGATGTAGAAGCAAAGCTCGGAGAAAAAGTTACAGAAGCGGTTATCACAGTACCAGCGTATTTCAACGACTCACAACGCAAAGCAACAGTAGACGCCGGAGCTATCGCAGGCTTGGATGTAAAGCGTATTATCAACGAACCGACAGCAGCAGCTCTTGCATACGGATTCAATACTAAAAAAGATGAAAAGATTGTTGTGTACGACTTCGGAGGAGGAACTTTCGATGTGTCTGTACTAGAAGTTGGAAACGATGTTATCGAAGTAAAGTCTACTGACGGAGACTCTCACATGGGTGGAGAAGATATTGATCAGAAAATCATCAAATGGATCGCCGAAGAATTCAAAAAAGAATCCGGT belongs to Candidatus Nomurabacteria bacterium and includes:
- a CDS encoding alanine--tRNA ligase translates to MQSKDIRNKFLAFFEKRGHSIVPSSPLVPQNDPSVLFNTAGMQPFVPYLMGEKHPLGSRIADIQKCVRTGDLEDIGDNRHFSFFEMMGNWSLGDYFKDDAIKWSYEFLTSKEEGLGLDPNLLYVTIFEGDENAPLDEESKKIWMSLGIPENRIYALPAEDNWWSPGDNGPCGPCSEMFYDMTSGSVGDLNKDSFIQAVKDERVIEIWNDVFMEYEKKEGKVIGKLAQKNVDTGAGLERMTAVMQGKNTAYDTDIFENIMVHAKTLSPEISSQRVIADHMRTAVFMIADGVIPSNTKQGYVLRRLIRRAVLKSANKEIDSVKISTIVDSVVNFYEEFYPEIKQKTEVIKTEIEKEVSKFKETLQSGLKEFEKGTDPFVLFTTYGFPIEVTLELAKEKGVEIDIVDFNQKMSEHQKLSQTSSAGMFKGGLANHNEQTIKLHTAHHLLLSALQEVLGKEVKQRGSNITEERLRMDFAFDRKMTDEEKVKVEEIVNEYISRGLNVLRCEMPLTEAEKLGAEMEFGAKYPDIVSLYFIEDENGNAISKEFCGGPHVTNTKELGVFKIQKEEASSAGIRRIKAVLN
- a CDS encoding NUDIX hydrolase; amino-acid sequence: MISLKIEDIPDFNPKFAVAGTFLFVREKILLLQRAAHKPQGETWGVPAGKINHLEDRQAGARRELLEETGISLWPHLFEHKHTFYVRNEKKQYDFIYEVFIVRMCTKPAVNINIEEHVDYEWKTPSDALLVNLMDDESEVIKHAFNI
- the infA gene encoding translation initiation factor IF-1 → MSDKKEISRIASVQEALPSTLFRVAFEDGEVILAYLSGKMRMHRIKVMIGDRVEVVIDPYGGKGRIVKRL
- the rpmJ gene encoding 50S ribosomal protein L36, with the translated sequence MKIRARVKKMCDKCKLVKRKGHLRVICDNPKHKQKQ
- the rpsM gene encoding 30S ribosomal protein S13, coding for MRILGITIPNEKRIEIGLTSLYGIGLTRSRKVLDEVKVPYNKKASELTPEEENQIRKLIEDYKIEGNLKREIASNIKRLKDIKAYRGVRHMRKLPVRGQRTKTNSRTVRGNVRKTMASGRRKLEKT
- the rpsK gene encoding 30S ribosomal protein S11, with product MHVDATFNNTKIVISDKAGNTLFWSSAGAMGFKGAKKGTPFAASKVGEILADKAGALGIKEFDVIIRGVGSGRESAIRTFMARGFDLTGIRDMTPVPHNGPKPKKPRRV
- the rpsD gene encoding 30S ribosomal protein S4, which produces MITGPKYKMCRRLGSGVFEKCQTQKYTLSEGRKSTSGKRPKQLSGYGEQLLEKQRIRFSYGVSEKQFKNYVKYASSIKGANASEKLYESLEARLDNITYRLGLAHTRNLSRQMVSHGHILVNGKRTTVPSFKVKIGDVITIREGSKKSVLFAELEKKQKTYSMPNWLSFDTARMEGKVIGVPKNADAFLNFNAVLEFYSR
- a CDS encoding DNA-directed RNA polymerase subunit alpha, which translates into the protein MLDHSIMLPSKPRVVSEDATKGVYEIDNLYPGYGHTLGNSLRRIILSSLPGAALTSISIDGISHEFSTIEGVKEDVIMIILALKKVRFKVSSDEPQQVTLKVKGPKVVTAGDIVCPGQVEVINTDEYITEITGKGKELSITMNIETGLGFVQKDMHQKSKTDIGTIALDALFSPIRRVAYEVENMRVGDKTNHNRLRMIIETDGSVDPREALKRSIEIMITQLKAIFDFKFDDEAKPAIKEESADASVEESEGEKDSGEDMSDILKTRIDTLELSTRTLNALNSANIRTVGGIARKKKEDLLELEGIGEKGIQEIRRMLSNFGITLK
- the rplQ gene encoding 50S ribosomal protein L17, encoding MRHANNVRKFGRTANARRALLKSLALSLIKHEQITTTEAKAKELRPYIEKLITRAQKGDLATRRAIVARLMNRKTETKKLFDEIAPKYAKRKGGYTRVLKLPQRKGDASKMAIIEFV
- a CDS encoding uL13 family ribosomal protein encodes the protein MEYTLDAKGITVGRTATKAATILMGKNKPGSKKNVIAENKVTIINASQAKISAKKARETVLERYTGYPSGLILQNIDEVVSKKGHSELFKLAVYGMLPGNKLRDKIMKNLVITE
- the rpsI gene encoding 30S ribosomal protein S9 gives rise to the protein MSEKTTTKRYIETIGRRKTASARVRLTPSSKLSIEVNGKEHSAYFPTDSHRAIVIDPFVKGKIDSKFTITALVTGGGIHAQAEAIRHGIARAIVELDENEHTNIKKLGFLKRDPRAKERRKFGLKKARKAPQWSKR
- a CDS encoding nucleotide exchange factor GrpE, with translation MKDEEDKKIDETVVEDADTETDEDVVEFVFNDDGEEDIKATLKKLRKDLKEAQKEKTEYLTNWQRERADFTNYKKDEQERRESTLAYARENFAEELLPVLDAYDMAFSNREAWEKVDKNWRIGVEYIHAQLLKVLADNGVNPIKVSVGDKVDPKLHEAVENISTDDEAQDHSIAEVTQSGYIIGERVLRAARVKVFEFKK